One window from the genome of Candidatus Chlorohelix allophototropha encodes:
- a CDS encoding response regulator translates to MSEKMLEKILLVEDEVDIQVIAQIALERIGGFKLKVCKSGKEALQVIPDFMPDLVLLDVMMPEMDGPTTLKHMRANPLIAGIPVIFMTAKVQPQEISQYTQIGAIGVISKPFDPMMIASNIKDLWRVSNGG, encoded by the coding sequence ATGTCAGAAAAAATGCTAGAAAAAATCTTGTTGGTCGAGGATGAAGTAGATATTCAGGTTATAGCACAAATTGCCCTTGAAAGAATCGGCGGTTTCAAATTAAAAGTCTGTAAATCGGGTAAAGAGGCGCTTCAAGTTATTCCAGATTTTATGCCTGACCTCGTTTTACTGGACGTTATGATGCCCGAAATGGACGGTCCCACCACCTTAAAGCACATGAGAGCTAATCCTCTCATAGCGGGTATTCCTGTAATTTTTATGACCGCAAAGGTTCAACCTCAAGAGATTTCGCAATATACCCAAATAGGCGCAATAGGCGTTATCAGCAAGCCGTTTGACCCTATGATGATTGCCTCCAATATCAAAGACCTTTGGAGGGTGAGTAATGGCGGATGA